A region from the Candidatus Gracilibacteria bacterium genome encodes:
- a CDS encoding sigma-70 family RNA polymerase sigma factor, translating into MAYLIITGVTLDEENKLVREAQKNRASFDQLYALYLPKVYGFVMGKIKNREAAEDLTGEIFLKILEGLPNYQFRGLPFGAWVFQIARNHLSNYYSISHRKACESLENPERFKDESEESNPATLARRKSTKQSLLNHFHVLTSQESEVVRLKYFAELSNQEIAATLGIHPNHVGVLLFRALKKLKTDYV; encoded by the coding sequence TTGGCGTACCTTATAATCACGGGCGTGACCCTTGATGAAGAAAACAAACTGGTGCGTGAGGCGCAGAAAAACAGAGCAAGTTTTGACCAACTTTATGCGCTTTATTTACCTAAGGTTTATGGCTTTGTGATGGGAAAAATCAAGAATCGAGAAGCGGCCGAGGATTTGACGGGTGAAATTTTTCTAAAAATTTTGGAAGGATTGCCCAACTATCAATTCCGGGGACTTCCGTTTGGGGCTTGGGTGTTCCAAATCGCGCGCAATCATCTTTCCAACTATTACTCGATCTCTCATCGAAAAGCGTGTGAATCTCTTGAAAACCCCGAACGCTTTAAAGATGAATCCGAAGAATCGAATCCCGCCACTCTGGCCCGAAGGAAAAGCACAAAACAATCGCTCCTCAACCATTTCCATGTTTTAACCTCACAAGAATCGGAAGTGGTGCGTCTTAAATATTTTGCCGAACTTTCCAATCAGGAAATCGCGGCAACGCTTGGTATTCATCCCAATCATGTGGGAGTGCTCCTGTTCAGAGCCCTTAAAAAACTTAAAACCGATTATGTTTAA
- a CDS encoding Ig-like domain-containing protein — MFKSLLPLLEHFLTPRKKNFSLEEFGALEKQLQKEQPKPRKAFEEALKKRLHQRYAELQEKRETQSDESFQLFGSWMRQWTLIPVALMLLMVIAGTGVYVTSPTPATSISSFGILNASVQPAFAPVMIAFDTPMLESSVEEAFSITPSVEGRFIWNEEGTTLYFLPKTVLAKDTTYQVTLTEQAKSRYFKPLASLYERTFTSEWIALTEPPPMIASGSVPPLSPPLEPSVQSAGAELLSMEEKEDDVLLIDDKIKPIPDKKLDPFAPFRIEKGPLTAQELAQFEAAVALMEENMAK; from the coding sequence ATGTTTAAATCTCTCCTCCCCCTTCTCGAACATTTCCTCACCCCTCGAAAAAAGAATTTTTCTCTCGAGGAATTTGGTGCGCTCGAAAAACAACTTCAAAAAGAACAACCCAAACCTCGAAAAGCGTTTGAAGAGGCGTTGAAGAAAAGGCTTCACCAACGTTATGCGGAATTGCAAGAAAAACGAGAAACCCAATCGGACGAAAGCTTTCAATTGTTTGGCTCTTGGATGCGACAATGGACGCTTATTCCTGTGGCTCTCATGCTTCTAATGGTGATTGCCGGAACAGGCGTTTACGTGACTTCTCCCACTCCCGCGACGTCCATTTCTTCTTTTGGAATCCTTAATGCCTCAGTTCAACCTGCTTTCGCTCCCGTAATGATTGCGTTTGATACGCCCATGTTGGAATCTTCGGTGGAAGAGGCGTTTTCCATTACCCCCTCTGTTGAGGGTCGATTCATTTGGAATGAAGAAGGAACCACTTTGTATTTTCTCCCTAAAACAGTGCTTGCCAAAGACACCACTTATCAAGTCACGCTTACGGAACAAGCTAAAAGTCGATATTTTAAACCCCTTGCATCCCTGTATGAACGAACGTTTACCTCGGAATGGATTGCGCTTACCGAACCTCCTCCAATGATTGCCTCCGGCTCCGTTCCTCCCTTATCTCCCCCGCTTGAACCTTCCGTTCAATCTGCGGGTGCCGAGCTCCTTTCCATGGAAGAAAAAGAGGACGATGTGCTTTTAATCGATGATAAAATAAAACCGATTCCAGACAAAAAACTCGATCCTTTCGCTCCGTTTCGAATTGAAAAAGGCCCCTTGACCGCTCAAGAACTGGCTCAATTCGAGGCCGCCGTAGCTCTGATGGAAGAAAATATGGCTAAATAA
- a CDS encoding DUF4147 domain-containing protein encodes MAKAASALLLKIALQTLEEINPYSLVLNELKKIDPSKYEKIFVLGAGKGASKMAKATEKHFGTKITEGFIIIPKGDPTPHLKKIKCIRGSHPLPDKNGLKGAKEILKIAQKASKKDLVITLISGGGSALMPYPMEGITLEEKIKTTCLLLKCGANINEINTVRKHLSQIKGGRLMEAIYPAQCLNLVISDVLGDDLSAIASGPVSPDSTTCQQALKIFEKYKILKKIPHFVIQCLKKGEETPKPGNKIFKKVTSKILANHETTAKVAEKIAKTVLGTTFSVKILDKHMAGDCNKTARKVIKTIGNQKGLFILAGETTVKVIGHGHGGRNQQFVLACLKEFFKKQKQSPFTLLSLGTDGVDGFCPENIAGAIATQETLKKGLDIEKHLNQNDSYGFFKKTKGLIKTGPTGTNLGDLVLILI; translated from the coding sequence ATGGCTAAAGCCGCGTCCGCGTTGCTCTTAAAAATCGCCCTGCAAACCTTGGAGGAAATAAACCCTTATTCTCTGGTTTTGAACGAACTCAAGAAAATCGATCCCTCAAAATACGAGAAAATTTTTGTGTTAGGCGCAGGAAAAGGCGCTTCAAAAATGGCGAAAGCTACGGAAAAACATTTTGGCACAAAAATAACCGAAGGTTTTATCATTATTCCAAAAGGTGATCCCACTCCGCATTTAAAGAAAATCAAATGCATTCGCGGCTCCCATCCGTTGCCGGATAAAAACGGATTGAAAGGCGCCAAAGAAATTTTAAAAATTGCTCAAAAAGCCTCAAAAAAAGATTTGGTGATCACACTCATCTCCGGCGGGGGCTCAGCGCTCATGCCCTACCCCATGGAAGGCATCACGCTCGAGGAAAAAATCAAAACCACTTGTTTGCTTCTCAAATGCGGAGCCAACATCAATGAAATCAACACGGTTCGCAAGCACCTTTCTCAAATCAAAGGAGGCAGACTTATGGAGGCGATTTATCCTGCCCAATGCCTTAATCTCGTGATTTCAGATGTCTTGGGCGATGATTTGAGTGCCATTGCCTCGGGCCCGGTTTCTCCGGATTCAACCACATGCCAGCAAGCGCTAAAGATTTTTGAAAAATATAAAATTTTAAAAAAAATCCCGCATTTCGTGATTCAATGCCTTAAAAAAGGAGAGGAAACGCCAAAACCCGGCAATAAAATCTTTAAAAAAGTAACTTCAAAAATCCTCGCCAACCATGAGACCACGGCAAAGGTGGCTGAAAAAATAGCAAAAACAGTATTGGGCACCACTTTCAGTGTGAAAATTTTAGATAAACATATGGCTGGAGATTGCAACAAAACCGCCCGTAAAGTCATCAAAACCATTGGGAACCAAAAAGGCCTTTTCATTCTCGCCGGCGAAACCACGGTAAAAGTCATTGGCCATGGTCATGGCGGCCGCAATCAACAATTTGTGCTCGCGTGTTTAAAAGAGTTTTTCAAAAAGCAAAAGCAGTCTCCCTTCACCCTTCTTTCCCTCGGAACCGACGGCGTAGACGGCTTTTGCCCTGAAAATATCGCCGGAGCCATTGCCACTCAAGAAACATTAAAAAAAGGCCTCGACATCGAAAAACATTTAAATCAAAACGATTCCTACGGATTTTTTAAAAAAACAAAGGGCTTGATCAAAACCGGCCCCACAGGAACTAACTTGGGCGATTTGGTGCTCATCCTTATTTAG
- a CDS encoding D-glycerate dehydrogenase has product MNIYVTRRIPEAGLQMLEKAFGKFEMNPDDRVLTREELLEKVKGRDGFIPLLTDKIDDEVMEAAGPQCKIISNYAVGYNNIDVAAASKRKIMVTNTPGVLTDTTADMAIAFMFAVARRMAESDVYMRSGQFQGWGPMLLLGQEMTRKTLGIVGAGRIGENVAIKMAKGFGMKILYTDLSGNEFLEKEVGAQKVTLEQLCQESDYISIHVTYSQATHHLIDEKMLNCMRPSTILVNTSRGPVIDEVALVKTLKEGKIFGAGLDVFEDEPAMKPGLAECKNTVIVPHLGSATIETRSKMAEIAAQNLINALQGRTPEFLVNKEAFSL; this is encoded by the coding sequence ATGAACATCTACGTTACACGTCGCATCCCCGAAGCCGGACTTCAAATGCTTGAAAAAGCGTTCGGAAAATTCGAAATGAATCCGGACGATCGCGTTTTAACCCGTGAGGAATTGTTGGAAAAAGTAAAAGGGCGCGACGGATTTATTCCCTTGCTTACGGATAAAATTGACGATGAAGTCATGGAAGCCGCAGGGCCTCAATGTAAAATCATCTCCAATTATGCCGTGGGGTATAACAACATCGATGTCGCCGCGGCCAGCAAGCGAAAAATCATGGTCACAAATACCCCGGGAGTTCTCACGGACACCACTGCGGATATGGCCATTGCCTTTATGTTTGCCGTGGCTCGTCGAATGGCGGAAAGTGATGTGTATATGAGGAGCGGACAATTTCAAGGATGGGGCCCCATGCTTCTTCTCGGTCAAGAAATGACAAGAAAGACACTCGGGATTGTTGGTGCGGGTCGTATCGGTGAAAATGTGGCGATTAAAATGGCCAAAGGCTTTGGAATGAAGATTTTATACACAGACCTTTCCGGAAATGAATTTCTCGAAAAAGAAGTGGGCGCACAAAAAGTGACACTCGAACAACTTTGCCAAGAAAGCGATTACATTTCGATTCACGTGACTTATTCCCAAGCCACACATCATTTAATCGACGAGAAAATGTTGAATTGCATGCGTCCTTCCACCATTCTTGTAAACACGTCACGCGGGCCGGTCATTGATGAAGTGGCGTTGGTAAAAACTTTAAAAGAAGGCAAAATTTTTGGAGCGGGATTAGACGTTTTTGAGGATGAGCCGGCCATGAAACCCGGACTCGCGGAATGCAAAAACACGGTCATTGTCCCGCATTTGGGCTCTGCCACAATTGAAACCCGATCCAAAATGGCGGAGATTGCCGCTCAAAACTTAATCAATGCATTGCAAGGAAGAACCCCGGAATTTCTCGTGAATAAAGAAGCTTTTTCTTTATAA
- a CDS encoding pyridoxal phosphate-dependent aminotransferase has protein sequence MKSFSKRMPRLGTENAFSVIGKAKKFEKEVLEPQGKKLVYLQIGEPGFNTPANINEAAIKAIRENQTHYTATPGIPALREAIAKSTGKYTGVDYKAEDVVVVAGGKPIMFYMINALIDEGDEVIIPNPAYPIYGSVTEYLGGVVVPIQLKEETNFNFSAEELESKITPKTKLIMVNSPQNPTGGVYTRDLLEKIAAIAVKHDLWVLSDEIYNEMVHEGEHVSIAGMPGMAERTVILNGCSKTYAMTGYRVGWGVTKNPEMAKALEQLACNDISCVNTMAQYAAIEAVAGPQEEVKKMLIEYKKRRDLMVKLVNEVPGMKCHSPKGAFYLMVNVRQIMDKLGITAAELCDRVMKEANVLILPGTVFGLFGDDFVRFSYVSTEEMIVEGLARIKTYLTKVMATHEA, from the coding sequence ATGAAATCTTTCTCAAAACGCATGCCGCGCCTGGGTACGGAAAACGCTTTCTCTGTGATCGGAAAAGCCAAAAAATTCGAAAAAGAAGTGCTCGAACCGCAAGGAAAAAAATTGGTTTATTTACAAATTGGAGAACCCGGATTCAATACCCCTGCCAACATCAATGAAGCCGCGATCAAAGCCATTCGCGAGAATCAAACTCACTACACCGCCACTCCGGGGATCCCTGCATTGAGAGAAGCGATCGCCAAGTCCACCGGCAAATACACGGGAGTGGATTACAAAGCCGAAGATGTGGTCGTGGTGGCAGGAGGAAAACCCATCATGTTTTACATGATCAACGCGTTGATCGATGAAGGAGATGAAGTCATCATCCCCAATCCCGCGTACCCGATTTACGGATCTGTGACCGAATATTTGGGAGGGGTTGTGGTTCCGATTCAATTGAAAGAAGAAACCAATTTCAACTTTAGTGCCGAGGAATTGGAATCCAAAATTACACCAAAGACCAAATTAATCATGGTCAATTCTCCTCAAAACCCAACCGGAGGAGTCTATACACGAGACCTTTTGGAAAAGATCGCCGCGATTGCGGTCAAGCATGACCTCTGGGTTCTTTCCGATGAAATTTACAATGAAATGGTGCACGAAGGCGAGCACGTTTCCATTGCCGGAATGCCCGGGATGGCGGAACGCACCGTGATTTTGAACGGATGTTCAAAGACTTACGCCATGACCGGTTATCGAGTGGGTTGGGGCGTGACCAAAAATCCGGAAATGGCAAAAGCCTTGGAGCAACTCGCTTGCAATGATATCTCTTGCGTGAACACTATGGCTCAATACGCTGCCATCGAAGCCGTTGCCGGACCTCAAGAAGAGGTTAAGAAAATGTTGATTGAATACAAGAAACGCCGAGACCTCATGGTCAAATTGGTGAACGAAGTTCCGGGCATGAAATGCCATTCTCCCAAAGGCGCTTTTTATCTCATGGTCAATGTGCGCCAAATCATGGACAAACTCGGTATCACCGCCGCTGAATTGTGCGATCGCGTCATGAAAGAAGCCAATGTCCTCATTCTTCCGGGCACCGTGTTTGGACTTTTTGGCGACGATTTCGTCCGATTCTCCTACGTTTCCACGGAAGAAATGATTGTAGAAGGCCTAGCTCGCATCAAAACGTATCTCACTAAGGTCATGGCCACTCACGAAGCGTAG
- a CDS encoding transketolase family protein, producing MAREMLLTRQGWADALIELGTKDPRVVVLDADLAKSTLTCLFKDKFPDRFFDMGIAEQNMINVAGGMSLTGLVPFVSTYGVFVSGRAWEQIRTSICYGQLNVKFGGAHGGLSVGPDGATHQALEEIAIMRVIPNMTVLVPSDYYETKKAVLASVEINGPVYIRFGREKVPVVTSADMPFKIGKAITLQEGKDVTFVACGAMVAEALDAAEALVQKGISAEVINLHTIKPIDKEALIASARKTGCVVTAEEHQLFGGMGSAVAEVLVQNFQVPMEMVGIADTFGESGQPRELMEKYGITSKEIFEKALKVVARKKSI from the coding sequence ATGGCACGCGAAATGTTACTCACCAGACAGGGTTGGGCCGACGCCCTCATCGAACTCGGGACCAAAGATCCGCGCGTTGTTGTATTGGACGCCGATCTCGCAAAATCGACATTAACGTGTTTATTTAAAGATAAATTCCCGGATCGATTTTTTGACATGGGTATTGCGGAACAAAACATGATCAATGTAGCCGGAGGAATGTCTTTAACCGGACTCGTTCCTTTTGTTTCCACGTATGGCGTGTTTGTTTCCGGTCGTGCTTGGGAACAAATTCGAACCAGCATTTGTTACGGGCAATTGAATGTAAAATTTGGAGGCGCGCACGGAGGTCTTTCCGTGGGACCCGATGGGGCCACTCACCAGGCGCTTGAAGAAATCGCAATCATGCGTGTGATTCCCAATATGACCGTTCTTGTGCCTTCCGATTATTACGAAACCAAAAAAGCCGTGTTGGCTTCCGTGGAAATCAATGGTCCGGTTTACATCCGTTTTGGTCGTGAAAAAGTCCCGGTGGTCACGAGTGCAGACATGCCGTTTAAAATCGGAAAAGCGATCACCCTACAAGAAGGGAAAGATGTTACTTTTGTGGCGTGCGGAGCCATGGTGGCCGAAGCCCTCGATGCGGCCGAAGCCTTGGTCCAAAAAGGCATTTCCGCTGAAGTCATTAATTTGCACACCATTAAGCCTATTGATAAAGAAGCCCTCATCGCCTCAGCCCGAAAAACCGGATGCGTGGTCACCGCAGAAGAACATCAATTGTTTGGAGGAATGGGCAGTGCCGTGGCCGAAGTTTTGGTTCAAAATTTCCAGGTCCCCATGGAAATGGTCGGGATTGCAGATACCTTTGGGGAGTCGGGCCAACCTCGCGAATTGATGGAAAAATACGGAATAACCTCCAAGGAAATTTTCGAAAAAGCCTTAAAAGTGGTCGCTCGGAAGAAAAGCATTTAA
- a CDS encoding transketolase translates to MKYPISLSQKERLLKAIRMRRDIVEMLEAAGSGHPGGSLSSVEFLVTLFFEFLKHDSDNTKWEERDRMIFCKCHITPAIYSILARTGYFDPAMLLTFRKLGSQLQGHPSRFHPRGMEMSGGSLGQNLSITTGVALGLKAQGKSNRVYGLSSEGDLQEGQSWEAIMSAAHYELDNLILFVDYNKLQIDGHVEDVMGIHPLDEKFKSFNWNVQVIDGHDFTQIHEAIKKALVFKGRPSVIIGNTVKGKGISFMENQSGWHGKAPNKGELELALKELDEQEAKSSSNYF, encoded by the coding sequence ATGAAGTACCCCATTAGCCTTTCCCAAAAGGAGCGTTTGTTAAAAGCCATTCGGATGAGGCGCGACATTGTGGAGATGCTTGAGGCCGCAGGCTCGGGCCATCCCGGTGGGTCTTTGTCTTCCGTTGAATTTTTGGTGACTTTATTTTTCGAATTCTTAAAACACGATTCCGACAATACGAAATGGGAAGAACGCGATCGTATGATTTTTTGCAAATGCCATATCACGCCTGCAATTTATTCAATTTTGGCACGAACCGGTTATTTTGATCCGGCCATGCTTTTAACGTTCCGCAAACTGGGATCTCAACTTCAAGGCCATCCTTCTCGTTTTCACCCCAGAGGTATGGAAATGTCCGGCGGATCGTTGGGGCAAAATCTTTCCATCACCACCGGCGTGGCGTTGGGCCTCAAAGCACAAGGCAAATCCAACCGTGTTTACGGCTTGTCCAGCGAAGGCGATCTTCAAGAAGGCCAAAGTTGGGAAGCCATTATGTCTGCCGCGCATTACGAACTCGACAACCTCATCCTTTTTGTGGATTACAACAAACTTCAAATCGACGGTCACGTGGAAGATGTGATGGGAATTCATCCGCTGGATGAAAAATTCAAGAGTTTCAATTGGAATGTGCAAGTGATCGATGGCCATGATTTCACGCAAATTCACGAGGCCATTAAAAAAGCATTGGTGTTCAAGGGTCGCCCTTCCGTCATCATCGGCAACACCGTTAAGGGCAAAGGCATTTCATTCATGGAAAATCAATCCGGCTGGCACGGAAAAGCTCCAAATAAAGGCGAACTGGAACTCGCATTGAAAGAGCTCGATGAACAGGAAGCCAAATCGTCATCTAATTATTTTTAA
- a CDS encoding Glu/Leu/Phe/Val dehydrogenase — MSLFENTLAQLKKASTIMKLDAHIADYLSYPQRILEVNISVKMDDGSAKMFKGFRVQHNNARGPYKGGIRYHPQVDMEEVKALATWMSMKCSVVGIPYGGGKGGIIVDPHTLSKQELENLTRAYTRAIEPIIGPEKDIPAPDVYTTPEIMAWVADEYSMLHRRNLIGVVTGKPLCLGGSEGRGEATSQGGVYVLTEMMKKNGMKPETTRVVVQGFGNAGANLAKLLDRAGFKVVGVSDSRGGLACAEGIAVEEVLAYKEAKGTLEGCAKTAKGSCKYITNEELLELDCDVLSLAAIENQVTKDNAPRLKCKLILELANGPTTPEADEILTQRGIPVIPDILANAGGVTVSYFEWVQNQMALYWSAEEVQKRLQDIMIPSTRAVVETADAYKCTLREAAFIVAIKRIADAMKARGW; from the coding sequence ATGTCTCTCTTTGAGAACACGCTCGCTCAGCTCAAAAAAGCGTCGACGATCATGAAACTCGATGCACACATTGCGGATTACTTAAGTTACCCGCAACGCATTTTGGAAGTGAATATTTCCGTAAAAATGGACGACGGTTCAGCCAAAATGTTCAAAGGATTTCGTGTGCAACACAACAATGCAAGAGGGCCCTATAAAGGAGGGATTCGCTATCACCCCCAAGTGGACATGGAAGAAGTAAAGGCTCTTGCCACGTGGATGAGTATGAAATGTTCGGTCGTCGGAATTCCATATGGTGGAGGCAAGGGAGGCATTATTGTGGATCCTCATACCTTGAGCAAACAAGAATTGGAGAATTTGACGCGTGCCTATACGCGTGCCATTGAACCTATTATCGGACCGGAAAAAGATATCCCGGCTCCGGATGTGTACACCACGCCTGAAATCATGGCCTGGGTGGCGGATGAATATTCCATGTTGCATCGCCGAAATCTTATCGGCGTAGTCACCGGAAAACCTCTCTGTCTCGGAGGATCTGAAGGCCGCGGTGAAGCAACCTCTCAAGGAGGCGTGTACGTGCTTACGGAAATGATGAAAAAGAATGGAATGAAGCCCGAAACCACTCGTGTGGTGGTGCAAGGGTTCGGGAATGCAGGTGCGAATCTGGCGAAATTACTCGATCGTGCCGGGTTCAAAGTGGTTGGCGTTTCCGATTCTCGTGGAGGGTTGGCGTGCGCCGAAGGCATTGCCGTGGAAGAAGTCCTTGCTTACAAAGAAGCCAAAGGAACCCTTGAAGGTTGTGCCAAAACCGCGAAAGGCTCCTGCAAATACATCACGAATGAAGAGCTCCTTGAACTCGACTGCGATGTTCTTTCCTTGGCTGCCATTGAAAATCAAGTTACGAAAGACAATGCGCCTCGGCTCAAATGCAAATTGATTCTTGAGTTGGCGAATGGCCCCACCACGCCGGAAGCGGATGAAATTTTAACCCAACGTGGAATCCCCGTGATCCCGGATATTCTCGCGAATGCCGGAGGCGTGACCGTGAGTTACTTTGAATGGGTCCAAAATCAAATGGCCCTTTATTGGTCTGCGGAAGAAGTTCAAAAACGACTCCAGGACATCATGATCCCTTCCACCCGTGCGGTGGTTGAGACCGCGGATGCCTACAAATGCACGCTTCGTGAAGCCGCGTTCATTGTGGCCATCAAGAGAATTGCGGATGCTATGAAGGCGAGAGGTTGGTAA